In a genomic window of Kineococcus mangrovi:
- a CDS encoding antitoxin: MPDFGDITEKASDAAIEKAGDAADAKTGGQHEEQVDKAQQAADDKIGR, encoded by the coding sequence GTGCCCGACTTCGGCGACATCACCGAGAAGGCCAGCGACGCCGCCATCGAGAAGGCCGGCGACGCAGCGGACGCCAAGACCGGCGGCCAGCACGAGGAGCAGGTCGACAAGGCCCAGCAGGCGGCCGACGACAAGATCGGCCGGTGA